One region of Synechococcus elongatus PCC 11801 genomic DNA includes:
- the cofG gene encoding 7,8-didemethyl-8-hydroxy-5-deazariboflavin synthase subunit CofG: MKHFSDRILRSPQQSAVITYSPAYTLVPTYECFNRCTYCNFRKEPGQDKWLSLEDAKQRLLEQRDRGICEVLLLSGEVHPHSPRRAAWLQRLIDLAELALEMGFLPHTNAGPLSREEMTALQKVNVSLGLMLEQLTPRLQQTVHRLAPSKVPQLRLQQLEQAGELGIPFTTGLLLGIGETADDRIATLEAIAACHNRWGHIQEVILQPHVPGSQQAVTLPSFPVEDLIAMVAIARQILPASITIQVPPNLLNKPDYLTACLAAGARDLGGIVPRDEVNPDYEHLDLAELHLVLARQGWQLQPRLPVYPAWIACLPDHLQETVAPWLDRQNCPNVIAERRTVERSP; encoded by the coding sequence GTGAAGCACTTCTCAGATCGAATTTTGCGATCGCCTCAACAGTCGGCTGTGATTACCTACAGTCCGGCCTATACGCTCGTGCCGACCTATGAATGCTTCAATCGCTGTACCTACTGCAACTTCCGCAAAGAGCCGGGTCAGGATAAGTGGCTGAGCTTGGAAGATGCGAAACAACGTCTACTGGAGCAACGCGATCGCGGGATTTGTGAAGTCTTACTCCTCAGTGGTGAAGTCCATCCGCACAGCCCTCGCCGAGCAGCTTGGCTCCAGCGCCTTATCGATCTAGCAGAGTTAGCCCTGGAGATGGGATTTCTGCCGCATACCAACGCGGGGCCACTCAGCCGAGAGGAAATGACTGCCTTACAAAAAGTGAATGTTTCTTTGGGGTTGATGCTGGAACAACTAACCCCTCGGCTGCAGCAGACGGTGCATCGCTTGGCCCCGAGCAAAGTTCCTCAACTCCGGCTCCAGCAGCTAGAGCAAGCAGGCGAACTAGGTATTCCTTTTACAACAGGACTGCTGCTAGGGATTGGAGAAACTGCAGACGATCGCATTGCCACACTGGAGGCGATCGCGGCTTGTCACAATCGCTGGGGACATATTCAAGAAGTCATTCTGCAACCCCACGTGCCGGGATCGCAGCAGGCAGTGACACTCCCCTCTTTTCCGGTAGAAGACCTGATCGCGATGGTGGCGATCGCCCGTCAAATTTTGCCAGCCTCGATCACGATCCAAGTGCCACCCAACTTGCTCAATAAACCTGACTATCTGACGGCTTGCTTAGCGGCAGGGGCAAGGGATCTGGGTGGAATTGTGCCTCGCGATGAGGTGAACCCTGACTATGAACACCTTGACCTTGCTGAGCTCCATCTGGTCTTGGCTCGACAGGGCTGGCAGTTGCAGCCTCGCTTGCCGGTCTACCCGGCTTGGATTGCTTGCCTCCCTGACCATCTGCAGGAAACGGTAGCACCGTGGCTGGATCGACAAAATTGCCCAAATGTGATCGCAGAGAGGCGCACCGTTGAGCGATCGCCATAA
- a CDS encoding DUF2237 family protein: MGQGQNVLGQDLEVCCCAPMTGWYRNGFCQTDAQDRGSHTVCAEMTEEFLLFSRDRGNDLITPRPEFNFPGLKAGDRWCLCASRWQEAFEAGMAPPVVLQSTEKSALRYVSLADLQAHALPV, from the coding sequence ATGGGTCAAGGTCAAAATGTCCTCGGTCAGGACCTCGAAGTCTGTTGCTGTGCCCCCATGACCGGATGGTATCGCAATGGCTTTTGCCAAACGGATGCCCAGGACCGCGGCAGCCACACCGTCTGCGCTGAAATGACGGAAGAATTTTTGCTGTTCTCGCGCGATCGCGGCAACGACCTGATTACGCCCCGCCCCGAGTTCAACTTCCCCGGACTAAAAGCTGGCGATCGCTGGTGCCTTTGTGCCAGTCGCTGGCAAGAAGCCTTCGAGGCAGGCATGGCACCGCCTGTGGTTTTGCAATCAACCGAAAAAAGCGCTCTCCGCTACGTCAGCTTGGCGGATTTGCAAGCCCATGCCCTGCCGGTTTAG
- a CDS encoding DUF1830 domain-containing protein, whose translation MSQILDSITVTNDSVVLCCYVNATSKIQVARITNITGWYFERVVFPGQRLIFEAYQEAMLEIHSGMMASAILTDRITCADLVIGQELDEVEVLESKGAA comes from the coding sequence ATGTCTCAAATCCTAGATTCGATCACCGTCACTAACGACAGCGTTGTTCTGTGCTGTTACGTCAATGCCACCAGCAAGATTCAGGTCGCTCGGATTACGAACATCACCGGTTGGTATTTCGAACGAGTCGTTTTTCCTGGCCAACGACTCATTTTTGAGGCCTATCAAGAAGCCATGCTGGAAATTCACTCTGGCATGATGGCCAGTGCTATTTTGACCGATCGCATTACCTGTGCTGATCTCGTGATCGGCCAAGAGCTAGATGAAGTCGAGGTCTTGGAGTCGAAGGGGGCTGCTTGA
- a CDS encoding C40 family peptidase gives MLTHWQITADLNLFDSPVCDRLATQAAAGRQLRILEQQDQAWLVRLAEDDYPGWIPVSDCQHFQPSNSIYRPSQHDRTAIEAVIPDAIAFAQAAAAQLNIYLWGGCLGPDYDCSGLVQAAFAAQGIWLPRDAWQQEQFCESLPSWEAAEPGDLIFFGRPDRCTHVALYLGDRAYLHSSGREIGRNGIGIDWLDPSADAVSDRYWRQLRGAGRITRSYQGGCDHFSEWLPS, from the coding sequence GTGCTAACTCACTGGCAGATTACCGCTGACCTGAATTTGTTTGATTCCCCGGTCTGCGATCGCCTAGCCACGCAAGCGGCAGCGGGTCGACAGTTGCGAATTTTGGAGCAGCAGGATCAGGCTTGGCTGGTGCGCCTAGCCGAAGATGACTATCCGGGTTGGATTCCAGTCAGTGATTGCCAACACTTTCAACCGTCCAACAGTATTTATCGACCCAGCCAACACGATCGCACCGCAATTGAGGCCGTCATTCCAGATGCAATCGCTTTTGCCCAAGCAGCTGCAGCTCAACTGAATATCTACCTTTGGGGTGGTTGCCTAGGGCCTGATTATGATTGTTCGGGATTGGTGCAAGCTGCTTTTGCTGCACAGGGAATTTGGCTACCGCGCGATGCTTGGCAACAGGAACAATTCTGCGAGTCATTACCCAGTTGGGAAGCCGCAGAACCAGGCGATCTCATCTTCTTTGGCCGACCCGATCGTTGTACCCATGTAGCGCTGTATTTGGGCGATCGCGCTTATCTCCATAGTTCAGGGCGCGAAATTGGGCGCAATGGCATCGGGATTGACTGGCTTGACCCAAGTGCTGATGCGGTCAGCGATCGCTATTGGCGCCAGTTACGCGGTGCAGGCCGGATCACCCGCAGTTACCAAGGGGGTTGCGATCATTTTTCTGAGTGGCTGCCAAGTTGA
- the cobW gene encoding cobalamin biosynthesis protein CobW: MHKLPVTVITGFLGAGKTTLIRNLLLNNQGRRIAVLVNEFGEVGIDGELLRSCGVCDEEETADSNILELANGCLCCTVQEEFLPTMQTLLQRREQIDCILIETSGLALPKPLVQAFRWPEIRTGATVDGVVTLVDAVAVAAGQFATDLDALEEQRQADDSLDHETPIEELFEDQLACADLVLLSKIDCLPQEDSDRVRRWLSTQVRSGVPIVPVTNGQLEPNVLLGFNAAVEDDLEQRPSHHDHEEEHDHDDAIAAVHLSLDSEWQPEALVERLQALQQSQTLYRVKGFLAVPGKSMRLVFQGVGPRFDWFYDRPWRSPAERRSQLVFIGEDLNAEALQAALNPVAAG; the protein is encoded by the coding sequence ATGCATAAGCTGCCCGTGACGGTGATCACCGGTTTCTTGGGAGCCGGCAAAACGACCCTGATCCGCAATCTGCTGCTCAACAATCAAGGTCGCCGGATCGCCGTTCTCGTCAATGAATTTGGCGAGGTCGGCATCGATGGCGAGTTGCTGCGCAGTTGTGGCGTCTGCGACGAGGAAGAAACAGCAGACAGCAATATCCTCGAACTGGCCAATGGTTGCCTGTGCTGCACGGTGCAAGAGGAATTTTTGCCGACCATGCAAACACTGTTGCAGCGGCGTGAACAAATCGATTGCATTTTGATTGAAACCAGCGGTCTAGCGTTGCCAAAACCGTTAGTTCAAGCCTTTCGTTGGCCCGAAATTCGCACCGGAGCAACCGTCGATGGTGTTGTCACCCTCGTGGATGCTGTGGCAGTTGCAGCGGGTCAATTCGCAACAGATTTGGATGCTCTGGAAGAGCAGCGCCAAGCAGATGACAGTCTCGATCACGAAACACCGATCGAAGAACTCTTTGAAGATCAACTCGCCTGTGCCGATCTTGTCCTGCTCAGCAAAATTGATTGTCTGCCACAAGAGGACAGCGATCGCGTTCGCCGCTGGCTGAGTACACAGGTGCGATCGGGCGTGCCAATTGTGCCGGTGACCAATGGACAACTGGAACCTAATGTTTTGCTGGGCTTCAATGCCGCGGTCGAAGATGACTTAGAACAGCGTCCTAGCCATCACGATCACGAGGAAGAGCACGATCATGATGATGCGATCGCAGCTGTCCATTTAAGTCTGGATTCAGAATGGCAGCCGGAAGCTTTGGTAGAGCGGCTGCAAGCCTTACAGCAATCCCAAACGCTCTATCGCGTTAAGGGTTTTCTGGCCGTTCCGGGCAAATCGATGCGCCTTGTTTTTCAGGGTGTCGGCCCCCGCTTCGACTGGTTCTATGACCGTCCTTGGCGATCGCCAGCGGAGCGCCGTAGCCAGCTGGTTTTCATTGGCGAAGATCTCAACGCAGAGGCCCTGCAAGCAGCTCTCAATCCTGTTGCTGCAGGTTAA
- a CDS encoding bifunctional lysylphosphatidylglycerol flippase/synthetase MprF, with the protein MTIVWSPIKSLQSTIAQLFTPTQRVRWVALLTAIAGIFNLLIAVSPQISARSRLLERLTALTVETQGRIAAAVIGFILLTLAGQLLRHKRVAWLLTVLLLGLSLALKGMRSHHPLVAILDGVLLGFLLVDHRHYTARSDAPSRVRAVRVLLGALLFSLAYGTLGLFWLDHHYARDFDLLTALQQVLQLFFSWDVSSTLPQTRFGRLFAESIYSVSLLTLGYAFLLLLQPVWQPPATAAERKRAIAIVRAHGHTSLAKLTLLDDKSYCFSPSGESLVAFVQRGRGAIALGDPIGPARDREAMIQQFLRECRQNDWLPAFYQVLPDDLPLYQRQGLAAVQIGQEAVIPLRDFTLQGKRGRGFRSTLSRLERVGYRFEVIPAAETSPLLPELRLVSDAWLKRMKGPEKRFSVGWFDRDYLTSGSIAVVRSQDGQIQAFANWVEEFQRNELTLDLIRFLPQAESGTMEFLLVNTILSAKDRGFDSFSLGLSALSGLDQLDQPTQVEQGLDYLYRHLDRFYRFQGLHSFKEKFHPDWQPRYLVYPNLASLPNLVVALIRADSGDRWLDYFRPND; encoded by the coding sequence ATGACTATCGTGTGGTCCCCAATTAAGTCCCTTCAGTCGACGATCGCGCAGTTGTTTACCCCTACTCAACGGGTACGCTGGGTGGCGCTACTGACCGCGATTGCCGGCATCTTCAATCTGCTGATTGCCGTCTCGCCGCAGATCTCGGCGCGATCGCGGTTGTTGGAACGGCTGACGGCTCTGACCGTGGAAACTCAGGGGCGGATCGCTGCAGCAGTGATCGGCTTTATCCTGCTGACTTTAGCGGGACAACTGCTGCGCCACAAGCGAGTGGCGTGGCTGTTGACGGTGCTACTGCTGGGTCTGTCCTTAGCCCTAAAAGGGATGCGATCGCACCATCCACTGGTGGCGATTCTCGATGGTGTCTTGCTGGGGTTTTTGCTCGTTGACCATCGGCACTACACAGCGCGATCGGATGCGCCCTCGCGGGTGCGAGCGGTGCGGGTTCTACTGGGGGCGCTGCTGTTTAGCTTGGCCTACGGTACTTTGGGTCTCTTTTGGCTCGATCACCACTATGCTCGCGATTTTGATTTGCTGACTGCTCTGCAGCAGGTGTTGCAGCTGTTCTTTAGCTGGGATGTCAGCAGCACCCTGCCCCAAACACGTTTTGGACGCCTGTTTGCTGAATCAATCTACAGTGTCAGTCTGCTAACGCTCGGCTATGCCTTTTTGCTGTTGCTGCAACCCGTTTGGCAACCGCCTGCTACTGCTGCAGAGCGAAAACGAGCGATCGCGATCGTGCGTGCACACGGGCACACATCTCTGGCCAAGCTGACGCTGCTGGATGACAAGTCTTACTGCTTTAGCCCCAGCGGCGAAAGTCTTGTGGCTTTTGTGCAACGGGGCCGTGGGGCGATCGCCCTCGGGGATCCAATCGGGCCAGCCCGCGATCGCGAGGCCATGATTCAGCAGTTTTTGCGCGAATGTCGCCAGAACGACTGGTTACCGGCCTTTTATCAGGTGCTCCCCGATGACTTACCGCTCTACCAGCGTCAAGGCTTAGCCGCGGTGCAAATTGGTCAGGAAGCGGTCATTCCACTGCGAGACTTTACCCTACAGGGCAAGCGGGGACGGGGCTTTCGCAGCACTCTCAGTCGCCTAGAACGGGTGGGCTATCGCTTTGAAGTGATTCCAGCCGCAGAAACATCGCCCTTGCTACCCGAGTTGCGCCTTGTCAGCGATGCCTGGCTGAAGCGAATGAAAGGGCCTGAAAAACGCTTTTCAGTGGGCTGGTTCGATCGCGATTACCTCACCAGTGGCAGCATTGCTGTGGTGCGATCGCAGGATGGTCAAATCCAGGCCTTTGCCAACTGGGTCGAGGAATTTCAGCGTAATGAACTCACGCTTGATTTGATTCGCTTTTTACCGCAAGCCGAAAGCGGCACGATGGAATTTTTGCTGGTCAATACGATTTTGTCAGCTAAGGATCGTGGCTTCGATAGCTTTAGTTTGGGTTTGTCAGCACTGTCTGGCCTCGATCAACTCGACCAACCGACTCAGGTGGAGCAGGGCCTAGATTACCTCTATCGCCACCTCGATCGCTTCTATCGTTTTCAAGGGCTTCACAGCTTTAAAGAGAAGTTCCATCCCGACTGGCAACCGCGCTACTTGGTCTATCCCAATTTGGCGTCACTTCCCAATCTCGTAGTTGCTTTGATTCGGGCTGACTCCGGTGATCGCTGGCTCGATTATTTCCGCCCTAACGATTGA
- a CDS encoding alpha/beta hydrolase codes for MKTLLCGAFATATAAALLMPGIAQAADNVTLINGAWARSVTIDDLQAMAQQDQAQGFTRDAVNITHTQFETVRSFLNRPINYKMIEADYLLNSAAGEKLLDQIGQVMAPRTADTDGRQALRSAIVLSLLDDNKTTPLEIIQNYPTDARINLGALFAADAKFIPDVLAFLDNNQQVAMQRTSIDWMIAQNENSLFNRDFAQQEPLPVQQPAPVRGLW; via the coding sequence ATGAAAACACTTCTTTGTGGTGCTTTCGCAACTGCTACTGCAGCAGCGCTGCTCATGCCGGGAATCGCGCAAGCGGCAGATAATGTCACTCTCATTAATGGCGCTTGGGCACGCTCGGTCACCATCGACGACTTGCAAGCGATGGCACAACAAGACCAAGCTCAGGGCTTTACTAGGGATGCTGTCAACATTACGCATACCCAATTCGAAACGGTACGGAGCTTTCTGAATCGTCCAATCAACTACAAGATGATTGAGGCAGACTACCTGCTGAACAGTGCTGCCGGCGAAAAACTGTTGGACCAAATCGGCCAGGTAATGGCTCCACGGACGGCTGACACCGATGGTCGCCAAGCCCTTCGGAGTGCCATCGTCCTTTCCCTGTTAGATGACAATAAGACCACACCACTAGAAATCATCCAAAACTATCCGACGGATGCTCGGATCAACTTAGGTGCCCTGTTCGCTGCTGATGCCAAATTCATCCCCGATGTTTTGGCCTTCCTGGATAACAATCAACAGGTTGCAATGCAAAGAACCAGCATTGACTGGATGATTGCTCAGAACGAAAACAGCTTGTTCAACCGTGACTTTGCGCAACAAGAGCCGCTGCCTGTTCAACAGCCAGCACCCGTTCGGGGCCTCTGGTAG
- a CDS encoding serine hydrolase: protein MLFFETDATLARWGEDVLAATWAEFPQLARNQLALTWIVYDDPVPVNTGGAIAPQSFWSLPIRGFHYRGDEAIYPASIVKLFYLVAALEWLQQGMIQPSAELDRALRDMIVDSSNDATGYIVDLLSGTTSGPELGEGPFKTWQFQRNIVNRYYQSLMWPELQPINVNQKTWGDGPYGRERAFYGPEFENRNKLTTNATARLLHAIAGGVAVSPSASQRIMNLLNRPFDPRSLADDPENQVAGFLGQDLPQGSQLWSKAGWMSRVRHDAAYLEIPGLPPHLLVVFTEGKEHANNEAVLPFIAQQVRQQIQPA from the coding sequence ATGCTGTTCTTTGAAACGGATGCCACGCTGGCTCGCTGGGGCGAGGACGTGCTTGCCGCCACCTGGGCAGAGTTTCCACAGTTGGCACGCAACCAATTAGCGCTGACTTGGATTGTCTACGACGATCCGGTTCCTGTGAATACGGGTGGTGCGATCGCCCCCCAAAGTTTTTGGTCGCTACCGATTCGAGGCTTCCACTATCGCGGCGATGAAGCAATTTATCCCGCTAGCATCGTCAAGCTCTTTTATCTAGTGGCAGCACTGGAGTGGCTCCAGCAGGGCATGATTCAGCCCAGTGCGGAACTCGATCGCGCCCTGCGCGACATGATCGTTGATTCCAGCAACGATGCGACAGGCTACATTGTCGATTTACTGAGCGGCACCACCAGCGGCCCCGAATTGGGCGAAGGGCCATTCAAGACTTGGCAATTCCAACGCAACATCGTCAATCGCTATTACCAGTCGTTGATGTGGCCGGAATTGCAGCCCATTAACGTCAATCAAAAAACCTGGGGTGATGGCCCCTATGGTCGGGAGCGAGCTTTCTATGGCCCCGAGTTTGAGAACCGCAATAAGCTGACAACCAATGCGACGGCGCGGTTACTGCATGCGATCGCGGGTGGGGTTGCCGTTTCGCCTTCCGCCTCACAGCGCATAATGAATCTGCTAAATCGACCTTTCGATCCGCGATCGCTGGCAGATGATCCTGAAAACCAAGTCGCAGGTTTTCTCGGACAGGACTTGCCCCAAGGCAGTCAACTCTGGTCCAAAGCGGGTTGGATGAGCCGGGTTCGCCACGATGCTGCTTATCTAGAAATTCCAGGTCTGCCGCCGCATCTTTTGGTGGTGTTCACCGAAGGCAAAGAGCACGCCAATAACGAAGCAGTTCTGCCCTTTATTGCTCAGCAAGTTCGCCAGCAGATCCAGCCAGCCTAG
- a CDS encoding septal ring lytic transglycosylase RlpA family protein, whose translation MKQFIFAGSAAIALLAQMPAMAAEVWATVYHSSYHNGRTASGERFDYYGYTAASARYPLGTQLQVSRGGRSVTVRVNDRCRCDLDLAYGAMRDLGGHSNWSGPVTVRVLR comes from the coding sequence TTGAAACAATTCATCTTTGCGGGTTCCGCAGCGATCGCGCTGTTGGCCCAAATGCCTGCCATGGCTGCCGAAGTCTGGGCAACGGTTTACCATTCGTCCTACCACAACGGTCGTACGGCGAGTGGTGAGCGCTTTGACTACTACGGCTACACCGCAGCCAGTGCGCGCTATCCCTTGGGCACACAGCTACAGGTCAGTCGCGGTGGTCGCAGTGTGACGGTGCGCGTCAACGATCGCTGCCGTTGTGATCTCGATTTGGCCTACGGTGCCATGCGCGATTTGGGTGGCCACAGCAACTGGAGCGGTCCGGTAACGGTGCGCGTCCTCCGCTAG
- the vapB gene encoding type II toxin-antitoxin system VapB family antitoxin: protein MVQPTILEKLEQLPESLQVEVLHYIEFLTDRYSKETIAADEPRKKRGGLGILKGQIWMSDDFDEPLEEMKEYME, encoded by the coding sequence ATGGTGCAGCCAACCATTCTCGAAAAACTCGAACAACTCCCAGAATCTCTCCAAGTCGAGGTCTTGCATTACATTGAGTTTTTGACTGATCGATATTCTAAAGAAACGATTGCTGCAGATGAACCACGCAAGAAACGTGGGGGGCTAGGGATTCTCAAAGGTCAGATTTGGATGTCAGATGACTTTGATGAGCCCCTAGAAGAAATGAAGGAGTATATGGAGTGA
- a CDS encoding type II toxin-antitoxin system VapC family toxin gives MIQLLIDTHILVWYLQADHHLDAKTAELLEDTRYDLNVSIVSIWEMAIKSGLGKLSLTIEFKDLKDLLGRLSIAVLPVEFEDIHEYLNLPFFNDHRDPFDRMLIAQSMRRSLRIVSNDSSFDLYNVDRIWI, from the coding sequence GTGATACAACTCCTGATTGATACGCACATCTTGGTTTGGTATCTGCAGGCTGATCACCATTTAGATGCTAAGACAGCTGAGCTGCTGGAAGATACACGATATGACTTGAATGTCAGTATCGTCAGCATCTGGGAAATGGCTATCAAAAGTGGCCTAGGAAAACTAAGTCTAACGATCGAGTTTAAAGACTTGAAAGACTTGCTGGGACGCCTCTCGATTGCCGTGCTTCCAGTTGAGTTTGAAGATATTCATGAATACTTGAACTTGCCATTCTTTAATGATCATCGAGATCCATTCGATCGCATGTTAATTGCACAGTCCATGCGGCGATCGCTGAGGATTGTCAGTAATGACTCATCTTTTGATTTGTATAACGTCGATCGAATTTGGATATAG
- the asnS gene encoding asparagine--tRNA ligase, whose amino-acid sequence MTSERIVDLLRHGQPGQTVEVRGWIRTARQLKEFTFVEVNDGSCLKGIQVVLGQDLADYEAIAKQLDTGAAIAIAGSLVESPAKGQRVELQAATVEIVGGADPEQYPLQKKRHSFEFLRTIAHLRPRTNSIGAVMRVRNAAATAIHDFFQERGFLWVHTPIITASDCEGAGELFTVTNLNLEKLAQSQKAPDFEQDFFGKRAYLTVSGQLEAEIMALAFSNVYTFGPTFRAENSNTSRHLAEFWMVEPEMAFCDLGGDMDLAEAFLKFVFQRVSDRCSEDLEFFNQRIDSEVLNRVETILSNDFERVSYTDAIALLEKADRSFDYPVAWGIDLQSEHERYLAEEHFRKPLIVYDYPREIKAFYMRLNDDQKTVAAMDVLAPGIGEIIGGSQREERLDVLKQRLAEANLPEENYWWYLDLRRYGSVPHAGFGLGFERLVQFITGMGNIRDVIPFPRTPQNAEF is encoded by the coding sequence ATGACTTCGGAGCGCATTGTTGACCTGCTTCGCCACGGCCAACCCGGCCAGACTGTTGAGGTACGGGGTTGGATTCGCACGGCTCGTCAACTGAAGGAATTTACCTTCGTTGAGGTCAACGATGGCTCCTGTCTTAAGGGCATCCAAGTCGTCCTAGGACAGGATTTGGCGGACTACGAGGCGATCGCTAAGCAGCTGGACACCGGCGCGGCGATCGCGATCGCGGGCAGCTTAGTCGAGTCGCCAGCCAAAGGGCAGCGGGTCGAACTACAAGCAGCCACGGTTGAAATCGTTGGTGGTGCTGACCCCGAACAGTATCCGCTCCAGAAAAAACGCCACTCCTTTGAATTTCTGCGCACGATCGCCCATCTTCGGCCTCGTACCAATTCGATCGGGGCGGTGATGCGGGTGCGCAATGCGGCAGCAACTGCCATTCACGACTTCTTTCAAGAGCGGGGCTTCCTCTGGGTGCACACGCCGATCATTACGGCGAGTGATTGCGAGGGCGCCGGTGAACTGTTCACGGTCACTAACCTCAATTTAGAAAAGCTGGCGCAATCCCAAAAAGCACCGGATTTTGAGCAGGACTTTTTTGGCAAACGTGCCTATCTAACGGTCAGCGGCCAGCTCGAAGCGGAAATCATGGCGCTGGCGTTCAGCAACGTCTACACCTTTGGCCCCACCTTCCGCGCTGAAAACTCCAACACCTCCCGTCACTTGGCGGAATTTTGGATGGTCGAGCCGGAGATGGCTTTTTGCGATCTCGGCGGTGACATGGACTTGGCCGAAGCCTTCTTGAAATTCGTCTTCCAGCGAGTCAGCGATCGCTGCAGCGAAGATCTGGAATTTTTCAATCAGCGCATTGATTCCGAAGTCCTCAATCGCGTTGAAACAATCCTAAGCAACGACTTCGAGCGGGTCAGCTACACCGATGCGATCGCCCTGCTCGAAAAAGCCGATCGCAGTTTTGACTATCCGGTGGCCTGGGGTATCGACCTCCAGTCAGAGCACGAGCGCTACCTTGCTGAGGAGCATTTCCGTAAGCCGTTGATTGTCTACGACTATCCGCGCGAAATTAAAGCCTTTTATATGAGGCTCAACGATGATCAAAAAACCGTTGCCGCAATGGACGTGCTGGCACCGGGCATCGGTGAAATTATCGGTGGCTCCCAACGGGAAGAACGGCTCGATGTTCTGAAACAGCGCCTTGCCGAAGCGAATCTGCCCGAGGAGAACTACTGGTGGTACTTAGATCTACGGCGCTACGGCAGTGTCCCCCATGCTGGGTTTGGCCTAGGCTTTGAACGACTGGTGCAATTCATCACGGGCATGGGCAACATCCGCGATGTGATTCCCTTCCCGCGCACGCCCCAAAACGCTGAGTTTTAG
- the psbA gene encoding photosystem II q(b) protein has translation MTTALQRRESASLWQQFCEWVTSTDNRLYVGWFGVLMIPTLLTATICFIVAFIAAPPVDIDGIREPVAGSLMYGNNIISGAVVPSSNAIGLHFYPIWEAASLDEWLYNGGPYQLVVFHFLIGVFCYMGREWELSYRLGMRPWICVAYSAPVAAATAVFLIYPIGQGSFSDGMPLGISGTFNFMFVFQAEHNILMHPFHMLGVAGVFGGSLFSAMHGSLVTSSLVRETTEAESQNYGYKFGQEEETYNIVAAHGYFGRLIFQYASFNNSRSLHFFLAAWPVVGIWFTSLGISTMAFNLNGFNFNQSILDSQGRVVNTWADVLNRANLGMEVMHERNAHNFPLDLAAGEATPVALTAPAING, from the coding sequence ATGACGACTGCATTGCAGCGGCGCGAGAGCGCCAGCCTGTGGCAGCAGTTCTGCGAGTGGGTGACCAGCACCGACAACCGCCTCTATGTGGGCTGGTTCGGCGTGTTGATGATCCCCACCCTGCTGACCGCCACCATCTGCTTCATCGTTGCGTTCATCGCAGCACCTCCCGTCGACATCGACGGCATCCGCGAGCCTGTTGCTGGTTCGTTGATGTATGGCAACAACATCATCTCTGGTGCTGTTGTTCCTTCCAGCAACGCAATTGGTTTGCACTTCTACCCGATCTGGGAAGCCGCTAGCCTCGACGAGTGGCTCTACAACGGTGGCCCCTACCAATTGGTAGTGTTCCACTTCCTGATCGGCGTCTTCTGCTACATGGGCCGTGAGTGGGAACTGTCGTACCGCCTCGGTATGCGTCCCTGGATCTGTGTTGCATACAGCGCACCGGTTGCAGCAGCGACTGCAGTGTTCCTGATCTACCCGATCGGCCAAGGTTCGTTCTCGGACGGCATGCCTTTGGGTATCAGCGGCACCTTCAACTTCATGTTCGTGTTCCAAGCTGAGCACAACATTTTGATGCACCCCTTCCACATGCTCGGCGTTGCTGGCGTGTTCGGTGGTTCGCTGTTCTCGGCAATGCACGGTTCGCTCGTGACCAGCTCGCTGGTGCGTGAGACGACCGAAGCTGAGAGCCAAAACTACGGCTACAAATTTGGTCAAGAAGAAGAGACCTACAACATCGTGGCAGCCCACGGTTACTTCGGTCGCTTGATCTTCCAATACGCTTCGTTCAACAACAGCCGTTCGCTGCACTTCTTCCTGGCTGCATGGCCGGTAGTGGGCATCTGGTTCACGTCCTTGGGCATCAGCACCATGGCGTTCAACCTGAACGGTTTCAACTTCAACCAGTCGATCTTGGATAGCCAAGGTCGTGTGGTGAACACCTGGGCAGACGTGCTGAACCGCGCCAACCTGGGTATGGAAGTGATGCACGAGCGCAATGCTCACAACTTCCCCCTCGACTTGGCTGCTGGCGAAGCAACCCCCGTTGCTCTGACCGCTCCTGCTATCAACGGCTAA